From the genome of Pseudomonas sp. AB6, one region includes:
- the tig gene encoding trigger factor, which yields MQVSVENTSALERRMTIGVPAERIETEVNKRLQQAARSAKIPGFRPGKVPMSVIRQRYEDGARQEALSELIQATFYEAVVEQKLNPAGAPSVEPKTFEKGKDLEYIATFEIFPEFTVAGFESIAVERLSADVADSDLDKMLEILRKQNVRYEAAERVAQNDDQLNIDFAGKVDGEVFAGGSATGTQLVLGSGRMIPGFEEALVGAKTGEERVLNLTFPENYQNLDLANKAVEFTVTVNTVSEPKLPELNEEFFNQFGIKETGVEGFRTEVRKNMERELRQAIKSKIKNQVMDGLLASNPIEVPKALLDNEVNRLRVQAVQQFGGNIKPDQLPAELFTEQAKRRVELGLIVAEVVKQFDLKPDDARVRSMIQEMASAYQEPEQVVSWYYKNDEQLNEVRSVVLEEQVVDTVLQKASVTDKSVSYEEAVKPVEAPQAD from the coding sequence ATGCAAGTTTCTGTTGAAAATACTTCCGCTCTTGAACGCCGTATGACCATTGGCGTGCCTGCTGAACGCATCGAGACTGAAGTCAACAAGCGTCTGCAACAAGCGGCCCGTAGTGCCAAGATTCCAGGCTTCCGTCCGGGTAAAGTGCCTATGAGCGTTATCCGTCAGCGTTATGAAGACGGCGCCCGTCAAGAAGCCTTGAGCGAGCTGATTCAGGCAACTTTTTACGAAGCGGTGGTTGAGCAGAAGCTGAACCCGGCTGGCGCTCCGTCTGTAGAGCCAAAAACCTTCGAAAAAGGTAAGGACCTGGAATACATCGCTACCTTTGAAATATTCCCGGAATTCACGGTTGCAGGTTTTGAGTCCATCGCTGTCGAGCGTCTGAGTGCGGACGTGGCTGACTCCGATCTGGATAAAATGCTGGAAATTCTGCGCAAGCAGAATGTTCGTTATGAAGCCGCCGAGCGCGTTGCTCAGAATGACGATCAATTGAATATCGATTTCGCGGGCAAGGTTGACGGTGAAGTATTCGCTGGTGGTTCGGCTACCGGCACCCAGTTAGTACTGGGTTCCGGTCGTATGATTCCGGGTTTCGAAGAAGCCCTGGTCGGTGCTAAAACGGGCGAAGAGCGCGTTTTGAACCTGACCTTCCCGGAAAACTATCAGAATCTTGACCTGGCTAACAAAGCAGTCGAGTTCACCGTGACCGTCAATACCGTCTCTGAGCCTAAATTGCCTGAGCTGAACGAAGAGTTTTTCAATCAGTTCGGCATCAAGGAAACAGGCGTTGAAGGTTTCCGCACTGAAGTTCGTAAGAACATGGAGCGTGAGCTGCGTCAGGCGATTAAATCCAAGATCAAGAACCAGGTGATGGACGGTCTGCTAGCCTCCAATCCGATTGAAGTGCCTAAAGCGTTGCTCGACAACGAAGTCAACCGTCTGCGAGTACAGGCTGTTCAGCAGTTCGGTGGCAACATCAAACCGGACCAGCTGCCTGCAGAGCTGTTCACCGAGCAAGCCAAGCGCCGCGTGGAGCTGGGCCTAATTGTTGCTGAAGTGGTCAAGCAGTTTGACCTCAAGCCTGACGACGCTCGCGTTCGTAGCATGATTCAGGAAATGGCATCGGCTTACCAAGAGCCTGAGCAGGTTGTGTCCTGGTATTACAAGAACGATGAGCAACTGAACGAGGTTCGTTCTGTTGTGCTGGAAGAACAAGTTGTAGATACTGTTTTGCAGAAAGCTAGCGTGACCGACAAATCGGTCTCTTACGAAGAAGCTGTCAAGCCGGTTGAAGCTCCACAAGCCGACTGA
- the clpP gene encoding ATP-dependent Clp endopeptidase proteolytic subunit ClpP, translating to MSRNSYIQQNSDIQAAGGLVPMVIEQSARGERAYDIYSRLLKERVIFLVGPVEDYMANLIAAQLLFLEAENPDKDIHLYINSPGGSVTAGMSIYDTMQFIKPDVSTICIGQACSMGALLLAGGAAKKRYCLPNSRMMIHQPLGGFQGQASDIDIHAKEILSIRARLNEILAHHTGQSIETIEQDTNRDNFMSAERAAEYGLIDQVLTQRQMAK from the coding sequence ATGTCCCGCAATTCTTATATTCAGCAGAACTCTGACATTCAGGCCGCTGGCGGCTTGGTCCCGATGGTTATCGAGCAGTCCGCCCGTGGCGAACGCGCCTATGACATCTACTCGCGACTCCTTAAAGAGCGGGTGATCTTTCTAGTTGGTCCAGTAGAAGACTACATGGCCAACCTGATTGCGGCGCAGCTGCTGTTCCTTGAAGCCGAAAATCCGGACAAGGACATCCATCTTTACATCAATTCACCAGGCGGTTCGGTGACTGCGGGCATGTCGATTTACGACACCATGCAGTTCATCAAGCCGGATGTGTCGACTATTTGCATCGGTCAGGCTTGCAGCATGGGTGCCTTGCTGTTGGCTGGCGGCGCCGCTAAAAAGCGTTATTGCCTGCCGAATTCGCGAATGATGATTCACCAGCCGTTGGGCGGTTTCCAAGGTCAAGCGTCGGATATCGACATTCATGCCAAGGAAATCCTGTCCATCCGGGCTCGCCTGAATGAAATTCTGGCTCACCATACCGGGCAATCGATTGAGACGATCGAGCAAGATACCAATCGCGACAACTTCATGAGCGCCGAACGCGCTGCTGAATATGGTCTGATCGATCAGGTACTCACTCAGCGTCAAATGGCTAAGTAA